Proteins found in one Candidatus Aenigmatarchaeota archaeon genomic segment:
- a CDS encoding DNA-directed RNA polymerase subunit H: MTDQKIDVLKHELVPKHRILTEEEKEALLKKYGVKLTQLPRISSKDPVVKAIGAKPNDVLEITRKSVTAGETKYYRVVTPNK, from the coding sequence ATGACTGACCAAAAAATTGATGTCCTAAAACATGAACTTGTTCCAAAACACAGGATACTCACAGAAGAAGAAAAGGAAGCCCTATTAAAGAAATATGGGGTGAAGTTAACACAACTTCCAAGAATAAGCTCAAAGGACCCCGTTGTAAAGGCGATAGGAGCAAAGCCAAATGATGTTTTGGAAATAACCAGAAAAAGTGTAACTGCAGGGGAAACAAAATATTACAGAGTTGTAACTCCAAACAAATAA
- a CDS encoding TatD family hydrolase, with protein MIDTHCHLLYKGLKERNEEVIQEAKKLMKAIINCGYPGDATESLELLKKHPKFIYLSLGLHPIDIVKMSDEDIENYIKFVRDKRKEIVAIGEIGLDRHWYPEESQQPRLRDVFERMLDLSKEMKLPAILHTRKAEEECFKIVVEKGLKDVVFHCYAGSLTLAKEIIDQGFYISIGTNLLGSKNTKKIAKFYPLEQLLTETDSPFLSPYPGQINVPQNVKFVLEEMSKLRGQPVEEIDRVIEENCKKLFRI; from the coding sequence ATGATAGATACCCATTGCCATTTGCTTTACAAGGGGCTCAAGGAAAGGAATGAAGAGGTTATTCAAGAAGCTAAAAAATTGATGAAAGCTATAATAAATTGTGGTTATCCAGGAGACGCAACAGAATCTCTTGAATTGTTAAAAAAACACCCAAAATTCATTTATCTCAGCTTGGGGCTCCACCCAATAGACATAGTTAAAATGAGTGATGAAGATATTGAAAATTATATAAAATTTGTTAGGGATAAAAGGAAAGAAATAGTTGCAATAGGTGAAATAGGTCTTGACAGACATTGGTATCCAGAAGAGAGTCAGCAACCAAGGTTGAGGGACGTCTTTGAAAGGATGCTGGATCTCTCAAAGGAGATGAAACTTCCTGCAATTTTGCATACAAGAAAAGCAGAGGAAGAATGCTTCAAGATTGTGGTTGAAAAGGGATTAAAAGATGTTGTTTTCCATTGTTATGCTGGTAGTTTGACATTGGCAAAAGAAATAATAGATCAAGGTTTCTATATTTCAATTGGCACCAACCTCTTAGGTTCAAAAAATACCAAAAAAATAGCAAAGTTTTATCCTCTTGAGCAGCTTTTAACAGAAACGGATTCTCCTTTTCTATCACCCTACCCCGGACAAATAAACGTCCCGCAAAATGTTAAGTTTGTACTAGAGGAAATGTCAAAATTAAGGGGACAACCAGTTGAGGAGATAGACAGAGTAATAGAAGAAAACTGCAAAAAACTATTCAGAATTTGA
- a CDS encoding pyridoxal phosphate-dependent aminotransferase, which translates to MKNRYQISERYKNLPTSIFSKIMKIAVEDKNVISLGPGEPDFETPEHIKEAAFKAIDKGQTHYSSPQGMKELREAISQKLEKENEIDVSPEEIIVTCGSQEALFLATMALIDPGEKIIIPDPGFLAYKPMIESLTGIPVPIQLKEERNFTFEVEELEGLIDKRTRAIILNSPNNPTGSILTKKILEKVADVAIQHDLIIFSDEAYEKFVYDKNKHISIASLNGMGDRVLTFQSFSKTYAMAGFRVGYVAGPKEMIEAMSKLHLYTTVSAPTPSQAAALEALKGDQSCVKNMIKEYERRRDMIIKRLNEIPKITCQKPGGAFYAFPNISRWGSSQKFSEFLMKKAKVLVVPGTEFGIYGEGYVRMSYATSYEKIEEAMDRIERTLKGINKL; encoded by the coding sequence ATGAAAAACAGATACCAAATTTCCGAGAGATATAAGAACCTACCAACATCGATATTTTCAAAGATAATGAAAATAGCAGTCGAGGATAAAAATGTAATTTCCCTTGGTCCAGGGGAGCCAGATTTTGAAACTCCGGAACACATAAAAGAAGCCGCTTTTAAAGCAATAGATAAAGGCCAAACCCACTATTCTTCCCCTCAGGGAATGAAAGAATTGAGAGAAGCAATCTCCCAAAAACTTGAAAAAGAAAATGAGATAGATGTTTCACCTGAAGAAATAATAGTTACTTGTGGTTCCCAGGAGGCATTATTTTTGGCCACAATGGCTTTGATAGACCCCGGGGAAAAGATAATAATCCCGGACCCGGGTTTCCTGGCATATAAACCTATGATAGAATCTTTGACTGGAATTCCAGTTCCAATACAACTTAAGGAAGAAAGAAACTTCACCTTTGAAGTGGAAGAGTTGGAGGGATTGATAGACAAGAGGACAAGGGCAATTATATTAAATTCACCAAACAACCCCACTGGTTCTATTTTGACAAAAAAAATCCTTGAAAAGGTGGCCGATGTTGCAATCCAGCATGATCTTATAATTTTTTCAGACGAGGCGTATGAAAAATTTGTTTATGACAAGAATAAACATATAAGTATAGCAAGTTTGAATGGTATGGGTGACAGGGTATTGACATTCCAAAGTTTTTCTAAGACATATGCAATGGCCGGGTTTAGGGTTGGATATGTCGCTGGTCCTAAGGAAATGATAGAAGCCATGTCCAAATTACACCTTTACACTACTGTATCCGCACCGACACCTTCTCAAGCGGCAGCATTAGAAGCCTTGAAAGGAGATCAGTCATGCGTAAAAAATATGATAAAAGAGTATGAAAGAAGGAGGGACATGATAATAAAAAGGTTAAACGAAATCCCAAAAATAACTTGCCAAAAACCTGGTGGTGCTTTCTATGCGTTTCCAAATATTTCTAGATGGGGTTCTTCCCAAAAATTTTCCGAATTTTTGATGAAGAAGGCCAAAGTCCTTGTTGTCCCAGGAACAGAATTTGGTATTTATGGAGAAGGATATGTTAGGATGAGTTATGCAACTTCTTACGAAAAGATTGAGGAAGCTATGGATAGAATTGAAAGAACACTAAAAGGAATCAATAAACTCTAA
- a CDS encoding LUD domain-containing protein, giving the protein MSLEKTLNSERIMVGKKVVVGSYEKYLKNRKTAQEGLDINSLKQELISIKKYSIENLEELKKKAIENIKKQNIQVYEAKTAVDARKILLKLIKRREKVVKSKSNVFNEIGVEKYLLKRNELTETDCGDFIVQITGEKTAHPVTPAIHIPIEKILEVISKKYKKKLKKDPKEITNWVRDHIKRKILEADVGITGANVISSDGGIFILENEGNISLVSRLPKKHIIVTSIDKIVPTTKDAITICKAAAIWGSGVPLPTYINVISSVSRTADIQKELVWGMYGPREVHLILVDNKRTEMIKEGFRELLECINCGACLFPCPVYKNVLDEYGLHYFGGRGVGITTFQEGLKEGFERGMYYCTTCGACKENCPLDIDIPDVIRRLREKAVKNNLETQVNQEMMDNVRTSGNPFGEDIKDGKLPDKLYCC; this is encoded by the coding sequence ATGTCTCTTGAAAAAACCTTAAATTCTGAAAGAATAATGGTCGGGAAAAAAGTAGTCGTCGGTAGCTATGAAAAATATCTTAAAAACAGAAAAACAGCCCAAGAAGGATTGGATATAAATTCACTGAAACAGGAACTGATTAGTATAAAAAAATACTCGATTGAAAACCTTGAAGAATTGAAAAAGAAAGCCATTGAAAACATAAAAAAACAGAATATTCAGGTTTATGAGGCTAAAACCGCAGTTGATGCCAGAAAAATACTACTGAAACTTATAAAAAGGCGAGAAAAGGTTGTTAAATCCAAATCCAACGTATTCAATGAAATAGGTGTCGAAAAATATCTTTTAAAAAGGAATGAATTGACTGAAACTGATTGCGGGGATTTTATAGTACAAATAACCGGCGAAAAAACAGCCCATCCAGTCACACCGGCAATTCACATACCAATAGAAAAGATACTTGAAGTAATATCCAAAAAATACAAAAAAAAGTTAAAAAAGGATCCAAAAGAGATAACAAACTGGGTCCGAGATCATATTAAAAGAAAAATACTAGAAGCTGACGTAGGGATAACAGGAGCCAATGTCATATCTTCCGATGGTGGGATTTTTATCCTTGAAAACGAGGGTAATATTTCCCTTGTTTCAAGGCTGCCAAAAAAACACATAATAGTCACGAGCATTGATAAGATAGTCCCAACCACAAAGGATGCCATAACAATCTGTAAAGCCGCTGCAATATGGGGTTCTGGTGTACCTTTGCCAACATATATAAATGTCATATCATCTGTCTCAAGGACAGCTGACATTCAAAAGGAATTGGTTTGGGGGATGTATGGTCCAAGGGAAGTTCATCTTATCCTTGTTGACAACAAGAGAACAGAAATGATAAAAGAGGGTTTCAGGGAGCTTCTTGAGTGTATAAATTGTGGTGCTTGCCTATTCCCTTGTCCTGTCTACAAGAATGTATTGGATGAATATGGGTTACATTATTTTGGGGGTAGGGGAGTTGGTATAACAACATTCCAAGAGGGTCTGAAGGAAGGTTTTGAGAGAGGGATGTATTATTGTACAACCTGTGGAGCTTGTAAAGAAAACTGTCCTCTTGATATTGATATTCCTGATGTTATTAGAAGGTTAAGAGAGAAGGCTGTTAAAAATAATCTTGAGACACAAGTAAATCAGGAAATGATGGACAATGTTAGGACATCTGGAAATCCATTTGGTGAGGATATAAAGGATGGTAAATTACCTGATAAACTCTACTGTTGCTGA
- a CDS encoding HAD family phosphatase, with amino-acid sequence MIKNIIFDVGGVFIKGNSEEFFKKVSKRGLSLRKGCENIKWDDVMTGKESLPDFFRRIFNQPIDDNEMEKIIDIWVKNWKIDAEMIRFAKKLRKKYSLYILSNADSEGFKRSKNAPKLDFFDKKFISFEIGLAKPDIRIYQHVLKEIGAKPEECVFIDDKDENVEAAKKIGIHGIVFSNKENLINDLEKIGVKI; translated from the coding sequence ATGATAAAAAACATAATATTTGATGTTGGTGGGGTTTTTATCAAGGGGAACAGCGAGGAATTTTTTAAAAAAGTTTCTAAGAGAGGTTTGTCTTTGAGAAAGGGTTGTGAAAATATAAAATGGGATGATGTGATGACAGGAAAGGAATCCCTGCCTGATTTTTTTAGAAGGATATTTAATCAACCAATAGATGATAATGAAATGGAAAAAATAATTGATATTTGGGTAAAAAATTGGAAAATCGACGCTGAAATGATAAGATTTGCAAAGAAATTAAGGAAAAAATACAGTTTATACATACTCTCGAATGCTGATAGTGAAGGTTTTAAAAGATCAAAAAATGCACCCAAACTTGATTTTTTTGACAAGAAATTTATTTCATTTGAAATTGGTTTGGCCAAACCGGATATAAGAATATATCAACATGTGCTTAAAGAAATAGGAGCAAAACCAGAGGAATGCGTTTTTATTGATGACAAAGATGAGAATGTTGAAGCGGCTAAAAAAATTGGGATTCATGGCATAGTTTTTTCAAATAAAGAAAATTTGATAAATGATTTGGAAAAAATTGGAGTTAAAATTTAG
- a CDS encoding (Fe-S)-binding protein: MGILDKIIGGNTLYYPGCLTKFVMKNIMENYEKILRKCGIDFIKLKDQEVCCGSPSHNAGYKIDFITLANKNFDVFKKHSIRKIITSCPACYKTLKYDYKKILGDEWKIDVEHVTQTILNSINSGKLKFNKVREKFVTYHDPCHLGRHSGIYEEPRKIIELLGYKIVEMKFNRNQSLCCGGGGGLSSNYPELSQTITKDVLEEALKTKTQILVTTCPMCDASFLKVLGNSKIEIKELSELVVERLI, from the coding sequence ATGGGAATTTTAGATAAGATAATTGGGGGAAACACATTATATTACCCAGGATGCCTGACAAAATTTGTTATGAAAAATATAATGGAAAATTATGAAAAAATACTTAGAAAGTGCGGAATTGATTTCATTAAACTAAAAGATCAGGAGGTTTGCTGCGGCTCACCGTCTCACAATGCTGGATACAAAATTGATTTCATAACCTTGGCAAATAAAAATTTTGATGTTTTCAAGAAGCATTCTATAAGGAAGATAATAACTTCTTGCCCGGCTTGTTATAAAACTTTGAAGTATGACTACAAAAAAATATTGGGTGATGAATGGAAAATTGATGTAGAACATGTGACTCAGACAATTTTAAATTCAATTAATTCTGGGAAATTAAAATTCAATAAAGTGAGAGAAAAATTTGTAACTTATCATGACCCATGTCATTTGGGGAGGCATTCTGGAATATATGAGGAACCTAGAAAAATAATAGAATTATTAGGTTACAAAATTGTTGAAATGAAATTCAACAGAAATCAAAGCTTGTGCTGCGGGGGTGGAGGTGGTTTAAGTTCAAATTATCCAGAATTATCCCAAACAATAACCAAAGATGTTTTAGAAGAGGCTTTAAAAACTAAGACACAAATACTCGTGACTACTTGCCCAATGTGTGATGCATCATTTCTTAAGGTTTTAGGTAATTCAAAAATAGAAATAAAAGAGCTATCAGAATTGGTTGTTGAGAGATTGATTTAA
- a CDS encoding GIY-YIG nuclease family protein, whose amino-acid sequence MVEEDKVENSFNIMQGTYLLGVYLKKDCLIEIGRFGKIPFKKGYYSYVGSALGKSINLENRLKRYEKLNKEKTGNLHWHIDYLLVQPYTKIIDIKIFKGKNRMECKISNMISVLSKFSIKGFGCSDCNCKSHLHYFGKNYPFIRK is encoded by the coding sequence ATGGTAGAAGAAGATAAAGTTGAAAATTCTTTTAATATTATGCAAGGGACCTATTTATTGGGAGTTTATTTAAAGAAGGATTGTTTGATTGAAATAGGAAGATTTGGTAAAATACCATTCAAAAAAGGATACTATTCTTATGTTGGTTCAGCTTTGGGAAAGTCAATAAATTTGGAGAATAGGTTAAAGAGATATGAAAAATTGAATAAGGAAAAAACTGGAAATTTACATTGGCATATAGATTATCTTTTGGTTCAACCCTATACGAAGATAATTGACATCAAAATTTTCAAGGGAAAAAATAGAATGGAATGTAAGATTTCAAATATGATTTCTGTCTTATCCAAATTTTCAATAAAAGGATTTGGCTGCAGTGACTGTAATTGTAAGAGCCATCTCCATTATTTCGGGAAAAATTATCCTTTTATCAGGAAATAA